The following coding sequences lie in one Mycobacterium sp. Z3061 genomic window:
- a CDS encoding xanthine dehydrogenase family protein subunit M, translating to MQVPGPFEYERATSVDHAIGLLDRLGEEARVVAGGHSLLPMMKLRIANPEYLIDINDLAPELGYVITDPTLVRIGAMTRHREILESDTLAAVCPIFRDAERVIADPVVRNRGTLGGSLCQADPAEDLSTVCEVLDAVCLVRGPSGEREIAIDDFLLGPYETAVAPNEILIETRIPVRHNTSSAYAKVERRVGDWAVTAAGSAVTLDGDSIAAARVGLTAVNPDRAALAELSAALVGRPATEETFAEAARLAGQACEPVTDVRGTADYKRHLAGELTVRTLRSAVQRVRNQPQPEGN from the coding sequence ATGCAAGTACCAGGGCCCTTCGAATACGAACGTGCGACGAGCGTCGATCACGCCATCGGACTACTGGACCGGCTGGGGGAGGAGGCGCGCGTGGTGGCCGGTGGCCACAGCCTGCTGCCGATGATGAAGCTGCGCATCGCCAACCCCGAATACCTCATCGACATCAACGACCTGGCACCCGAGCTGGGCTACGTGATCACCGATCCGACGCTGGTCCGGATCGGCGCGATGACCCGCCACCGCGAGATCCTGGAATCCGACACGCTGGCCGCGGTGTGCCCGATCTTCCGCGACGCCGAACGCGTGATCGCCGACCCGGTGGTACGCAACCGCGGCACCCTCGGTGGTTCGCTGTGCCAGGCGGACCCGGCCGAGGACCTGTCCACCGTGTGCGAAGTGCTGGACGCGGTGTGCCTGGTGCGTGGCCCGTCCGGGGAACGCGAGATCGCGATCGACGACTTTCTTCTCGGCCCTTACGAGACCGCGGTGGCGCCCAACGAGATCCTGATCGAGACGCGTATCCCGGTCCGGCACAACACTTCCAGCGCGTACGCGAAGGTGGAACGGCGGGTCGGTGACTGGGCGGTGACGGCCGCCGGGTCGGCCGTCACATTGGACGGGGACTCCATCGCCGCCGCCCGGGTGGGGCTGACCGCGGTGAACCCGGACCGGGCCGCGCTGGCGGAACTGTCGGCGGCGCTGGTGGGCCGGCCGGCCACCGAGGAGACGTTCGCCGAGGCGGCCCGGCTGGCCGGGCAGGCCTGTGAACCGGTGACCGATGTCCGCGGCACCGCCGACTACAAGCGGCACCTGGCCGGCGAACTCACCGTCCGGACCCTGCGCAGTGCGGTGCAGCGCGTGCGCAATCAGCCCCAGCCAGAAGGGAACTGA
- a CDS encoding LysR family transcriptional regulator, producing the protein MTPAQLRAYSAVVRLGSVRAAAAELGMSDAGISMHVTALRKELDDPLFTRTGAGLAFTPGGLRLASRAVEILGLQQQTAIEVTEAAHGRRLLRIAASSTFAEHAAPGLIELFSSRADDLSVELSVHPTSQFRDLICSRAVDIAIGPASESSVGADLFVRPFLKYQIITVVAPKSPLAVGIPSPTLLRQQQWMLGPSAGSVDGEIANMLGSLAIPESQQRIFQSDAAALEEVLRVGGATLTIGFAVSKDLAAGRLTHVTGPGLDKAGEWCAITLAPSARQPAVSELVRFITTPRCIQAMIRGSGVGVTRFRPKVHVTLWS; encoded by the coding sequence ATGACCCCGGCTCAACTTCGGGCCTATTCGGCCGTGGTGCGGCTGGGCTCGGTGCGAGCCGCGGCCGCCGAACTGGGTATGTCCGACGCCGGAATCTCGATGCACGTCACCGCGCTGCGCAAGGAACTGGACGACCCGTTGTTCACCCGGACCGGCGCCGGGCTGGCTTTCACCCCCGGCGGATTGCGGCTGGCCAGTCGGGCGGTGGAAATCCTGGGCCTGCAACAACAAACGGCCATCGAGGTCACCGAGGCCGCCCACGGCCGCCGGCTGCTGCGCATCGCCGCTTCGAGCACCTTCGCCGAACACGCCGCGCCCGGACTCATCGAGCTGTTCTCGTCCCGGGCCGACGACCTCTCGGTGGAGCTGAGCGTGCATCCGACGAGCCAGTTCCGCGACCTGATCTGCTCGCGGGCGGTGGACATCGCGATCGGGCCGGCCAGCGAGAGCTCGGTCGGCGCTGATCTGTTCGTGCGACCGTTCCTGAAGTATCAGATCATCACCGTGGTGGCGCCCAAAAGCCCTCTCGCGGTGGGCATTCCATCCCCCACGCTGTTGCGCCAGCAGCAGTGGATGCTCGGGCCGTCGGCCGGCAGTGTGGACGGTGAGATCGCAAACATGTTGGGCAGCTTGGCAATTCCGGAGTCACAACAACGCATCTTCCAGAGCGACGCCGCCGCCCTGGAAGAGGTACTGCGCGTCGGAGGCGCGACGCTGACCATCGGCTTCGCGGTGTCCAAAGACCTGGCCGCCGGCCGGTTGACGCACGTGACCGGGCCGGGATTGGACAAGGCCGGCGAGTGGTGCGCGATAACGCTGGCGCCCTCGGCCCGCCAGCCCGCCGTCTCTGAGCTGGTCCGTTTCATCACCACACCCAGGTGCATCCAGGCGATGATCCGCGGCAGCGGGGTGGGCGTGACGCGGTTCCGGCCGAAGGTGCATGTCACGCTGTGGAGTTAG
- a CDS encoding XdhC family protein: MSISERAQQLRAARTPFVHATVVRAEQPTSASAGDEAILLADGTIEGFVGGQCAQNSVRKAALGVLQAGESVLLRVLPDGDVHFPEAPGACVVVNPCLSGGSLEIFLTPQLPAPLIRIYGETPIADALTQLCGVLGYDARRDADLSDASAVVIASHGGPEAETIRAAIDHGVGYIGLVASKVRGASILSGLVLADDELARIHTPVGMPIGAKTPPEIAVAIAAELIAALRGGGLARAEPGPHVPRAADEGHHGCHAHAGGDGG; encoded by the coding sequence ATGAGCATCAGCGAACGGGCACAACAACTACGGGCCGCGCGCACGCCATTCGTGCACGCGACGGTGGTGCGCGCCGAGCAGCCGACCTCGGCAAGCGCGGGTGATGAGGCAATCCTGTTGGCGGACGGCACCATTGAGGGATTCGTCGGCGGCCAGTGCGCGCAGAACTCGGTCCGCAAGGCCGCACTCGGCGTGCTGCAGGCCGGCGAGAGTGTGCTGCTGCGGGTGCTGCCCGACGGCGACGTGCACTTCCCGGAGGCGCCCGGCGCCTGCGTGGTGGTCAACCCGTGTCTGTCCGGAGGATCGCTGGAGATCTTCCTGACGCCGCAACTACCGGCCCCGCTGATCCGGATCTACGGTGAGACGCCCATCGCCGACGCACTCACGCAACTCTGCGGTGTCCTTGGCTACGATGCGAGGCGGGACGCCGATCTGTCCGACGCCAGCGCCGTGGTGATCGCCAGCCACGGCGGTCCGGAGGCCGAAACCATCCGCGCCGCAATCGATCACGGCGTCGGCTACATCGGATTGGTGGCCAGCAAGGTGCGCGGAGCCTCCATCCTGAGCGGGCTCGTGCTCGCCGATGACGAACTCGCCCGCATCCACACCCCGGTCGGGATGCCGATCGGTGCCAAGACGCCACCGGAGATCGCCGTGGCCATCGCCGCGGAACTCATCGCGGCGCTGCGCGGCGGCGGCCTGGCGCGGGCTGAGCCGGGACCGCACGTCCCGCGCGCGGCGGACGAGGGTCACCACGGCTGCCACGCACATGCCGGTGGGGACGGCGGGTGA
- a CDS encoding 2Fe-2S iron-sulfur cluster-binding protein, with the protein MQVNMTVNGDPVSADVEPRMLLVHFLRDQLRLTGTHWGCDTSNCGTCVVDVDGVPVKSCTMLAVMASGHSVRTVEGLAAPDGTLDPVQEGFMRCHGLQCGFCTPGMMITARALLDRNPDPDEETIREAISGQICRCTGYTTIVRSIQWAAEHGTAKVES; encoded by the coding sequence ATGCAGGTGAACATGACCGTCAACGGCGATCCGGTCAGCGCCGACGTCGAACCGCGGATGCTGTTGGTGCATTTCCTGCGAGACCAGTTGCGGCTGACCGGAACCCACTGGGGGTGCGACACCAGCAACTGTGGAACCTGCGTGGTCGACGTCGACGGCGTGCCGGTCAAGTCGTGCACCATGCTGGCCGTCATGGCGTCCGGACACAGCGTGCGCACCGTAGAAGGGCTAGCAGCGCCGGATGGCACTCTGGACCCCGTGCAGGAAGGCTTCATGCGGTGCCACGGACTCCAATGTGGTTTCTGCACACCGGGGATGATGATCACCGCCCGCGCGCTGCTGGACCGCAACCCCGATCCCGACGAGGAGACCATCCGGGAAGCGATCTCCGGGCAGATCTGCCGCTGCACCGGATACACCACGATCGTGCGGTCCATCCAGTGGGCGGCCGAGCACGGCACGGCAAAGGTTGAGTCATGA
- a CDS encoding aerobic carbon-monoxide dehydrogenase large subunit, giving the protein MTTIDRPPSEDSLDNDQKPCGYGRMLRKEDPRFIRGRGRYVDDIALPGMLHLAILRSPFAHANIVSIDVTAAQAHPKVKAVVTGADLAAKGLAWMPTLSNDVQAVLATDRVRFQGQEVAFVVAEDRYSARDALELIDVEYDPLDPVVDVRKALDPSAEVIRTDLEGKTDNHCFDWETGDAAATEAAFARADVVVKQEIVYPRVHPAPMETCGAVADLDPVTGKLTLWTTSQAPHAHRTLYALVAGLPEHKIQVISPDIGGGFGNKVPIYPGYVCAIVASLVLGKPVKWMEDRSENLTSTGFARDYIMVGEIAATGDGKILAIRTNVLADHGAFNGTAAPVKYPAGFFGVFTGSYDLEAAYCHMTAVYTNKAPGGVAYACSFRITEAVYLVERLVDCLAFDLKMDPAELRLRNLLRPNQFPYTSKTGWVYDSGDYETTMRKAMDMIGYDALRAEQAAKRERGELMGIGMSFFTEAVGAGPRKDMDILGLGMADGCELRVHPTGKAVVRLSVQTQGQGHETTFAQIVAEELGIPPDDIDVVHGDTDQTPFGLGTYGSRSTPVSGAAAALVARKVRDKAKIIASGMLEVSVADLEWEKGTFHVKGDPAAAVTIQDIAMRAHGAGDLPEGIEGGLDAQICYNPSNLTYPYGAYFCVVDVDPGTAVVKVRRFLAVDDCGTRINPMIIEGQVHGGIVDGIGMALMEMIAFDEDGNCLGGSLMDYLIPTAQEVPHLETGFTVTPSPHHPIGAKGIGESATVGSPPAVVNAVVDALAPFGVRHADMPLTPSRVWEAMQGRARPPI; this is encoded by the coding sequence ATGACAACTATCGACCGCCCACCCTCAGAAGATTCCCTCGACAACGACCAGAAGCCCTGCGGCTACGGCCGGATGCTGCGCAAGGAAGACCCGCGGTTCATCCGGGGCCGGGGCCGCTATGTGGACGACATCGCGCTGCCGGGCATGCTGCACCTGGCGATCCTGCGGTCGCCGTTTGCGCACGCGAACATCGTCAGCATCGATGTGACTGCGGCGCAAGCACATCCGAAGGTCAAGGCGGTGGTGACTGGTGCCGACCTGGCCGCGAAGGGACTGGCCTGGATGCCGACGCTGTCCAACGATGTGCAGGCCGTGCTGGCCACCGACCGGGTGCGGTTCCAGGGTCAGGAGGTGGCGTTCGTCGTCGCCGAGGACCGGTACTCGGCCCGCGACGCGCTGGAACTGATCGACGTCGAGTACGACCCGCTGGACCCCGTCGTCGACGTCCGCAAGGCGCTCGATCCCTCGGCGGAGGTGATCCGCACCGACCTGGAGGGCAAGACCGACAACCACTGCTTCGACTGGGAGACCGGTGACGCGGCCGCCACCGAGGCGGCGTTCGCCAGGGCCGACGTGGTGGTCAAACAGGAGATCGTCTACCCGCGGGTGCACCCGGCACCGATGGAAACCTGTGGCGCCGTCGCCGATCTGGACCCGGTGACCGGGAAGCTGACGCTGTGGACCACCAGCCAGGCGCCGCACGCGCACCGCACGCTGTATGCGTTGGTCGCGGGCCTGCCCGAACACAAGATCCAGGTGATCTCGCCCGACATCGGTGGCGGGTTCGGCAACAAGGTGCCGATCTACCCTGGTTACGTCTGCGCGATCGTCGCCTCGCTGGTGTTGGGCAAGCCGGTGAAGTGGATGGAGGACCGCAGCGAGAACCTCACCTCGACCGGGTTCGCGCGCGACTACATCATGGTCGGCGAGATCGCGGCCACGGGCGACGGCAAGATCCTGGCCATCCGGACCAACGTGCTGGCTGACCACGGAGCGTTCAACGGCACCGCCGCGCCGGTCAAGTATCCGGCCGGCTTCTTCGGGGTTTTCACCGGCAGCTACGACCTCGAAGCCGCCTACTGCCACATGACGGCGGTGTACACCAACAAGGCGCCTGGCGGGGTGGCCTATGCCTGCTCGTTCCGCATCACCGAGGCGGTGTACCTGGTGGAGCGGCTGGTGGACTGCCTGGCCTTCGACCTGAAGATGGACCCGGCCGAGCTGCGACTGCGAAACCTGTTGCGGCCGAACCAGTTCCCGTACACCAGCAAGACCGGCTGGGTGTACGACTCCGGTGACTACGAGACCACCATGCGCAAGGCCATGGACATGATCGGCTATGACGCGCTTCGCGCCGAGCAGGCCGCCAAGCGGGAGCGCGGCGAGCTGATGGGCATCGGCATGTCCTTCTTCACCGAGGCGGTCGGCGCCGGGCCGCGCAAGGACATGGACATCCTGGGTCTCGGCATGGCCGACGGCTGCGAGCTGCGGGTGCACCCGACCGGCAAAGCGGTGGTGCGCCTTTCGGTGCAGACTCAGGGCCAGGGGCACGAGACGACCTTCGCCCAGATCGTGGCCGAGGAGTTGGGCATCCCGCCCGATGACATCGACGTGGTGCACGGTGACACCGATCAGACACCGTTCGGGTTGGGCACTTACGGCAGCCGGTCCACGCCGGTGTCCGGGGCGGCGGCGGCGCTGGTGGCGCGCAAAGTCCGGGACAAGGCGAAGATCATCGCGTCGGGCATGCTGGAAGTCTCGGTGGCCGACCTGGAATGGGAGAAGGGCACCTTCCACGTCAAGGGCGACCCGGCCGCGGCCGTGACCATTCAGGACATCGCGATGCGCGCGCACGGTGCCGGTGATCTGCCCGAGGGTATCGAGGGCGGCCTGGACGCGCAGATCTGCTACAACCCGTCGAACCTGACCTATCCGTACGGCGCGTATTTCTGTGTGGTGGACGTGGATCCGGGCACCGCGGTGGTGAAGGTACGGCGCTTCCTGGCGGTCGACGACTGCGGCACCCGCATCAACCCGATGATCATCGAGGGTCAGGTGCACGGCGGCATCGTGGACGGCATCGGGATGGCGCTGATGGAGATGATCGCATTCGACGAAGACGGGAACTGCCTGGGCGGTTCGTTGATGGACTACCTGATCCCCACCGCGCAGGAGGTGCCGCACCTCGAGACCGGTTTCACCGTGACTCCCTCGCCCCATCACCCGATCGGCGCCAAGGGCATCGGGGAGTCGGCCACGGTCGGATCGCCCCCGGCCGTCGTCAACGCGGTGGTGGATGCGTTGGCCCCGTTCGGGGTACGGCACGCCGACATGCCGCTGACGCCGTCGCGGGTATGGGAGGCCATGCAGGGCCGGGCCAGGCCGCCGATCTAG
- a CDS encoding XdhC family protein produces MRDVLADLMSIWRAGDTAGLATVVRTMRSAPRQPGAAMVVAPDGSVSGSVSGGCVEGAVYELANEVAATGEPRLERYGISDDDAFAVGLTCGGVIDIFVEAVSQARFPELGAVAGAIDAHRPVAVATVIAHPGSSSVGRRIVVTPDGTAGSLGSARADAAVTDDARGLLALSRTGILEYGPDGQRRGEGMQVFVSCFAPRPRMLVFGAIDFAAAVARQGSFLGYRVTVCDARRVFATSARFPTADEVVVDWPHRYLAAQAQAGTLDRRTVICVLTHDPKFDVPVLEIALRLDVGYVGAMGSRRTHDDRMERLRAVGLTEAELARLSSPIGLDLGARTPEETAVSIAADMIARRWGGGGRPLAEVAGRIHHDAADVQVEGELTDHLTRH; encoded by the coding sequence ATGCGTGACGTGCTTGCCGATCTGATGTCGATCTGGCGCGCGGGGGACACCGCCGGGTTGGCGACCGTGGTGCGGACCATGCGCTCGGCTCCCAGACAGCCGGGTGCCGCGATGGTGGTGGCACCGGACGGGTCGGTCAGCGGGTCCGTCTCGGGCGGCTGCGTGGAGGGCGCGGTGTACGAACTGGCCAACGAGGTCGCCGCCACCGGGGAGCCGCGGTTGGAGCGTTACGGGATCAGCGACGACGACGCGTTCGCGGTCGGCCTCACCTGCGGCGGTGTTATCGACATCTTCGTAGAGGCGGTGTCGCAGGCCAGGTTTCCCGAACTCGGTGCGGTGGCCGGGGCCATCGACGCACACCGGCCGGTTGCGGTCGCGACGGTCATCGCCCATCCCGGCTCGTCATCGGTGGGCCGGCGGATCGTGGTCACACCCGACGGCACCGCGGGCTCGCTGGGATCGGCACGGGCCGACGCCGCCGTCACCGACGACGCCCGCGGCCTGCTCGCGCTGAGCCGTACCGGGATCTTGGAGTACGGGCCGGACGGCCAGCGTCGCGGCGAAGGCATGCAGGTCTTCGTCTCATGCTTCGCGCCGCGCCCGCGGATGCTGGTCTTCGGCGCGATCGACTTCGCCGCCGCCGTGGCCCGACAGGGCAGTTTCCTCGGCTATCGAGTCACCGTGTGCGACGCGCGCCGGGTGTTCGCAACGTCCGCCCGCTTTCCGACCGCCGACGAGGTCGTCGTCGACTGGCCGCACCGCTATCTGGCCGCGCAGGCCCAGGCCGGAACCCTGGACCGGCGGACGGTGATCTGTGTGCTGACCCATGACCCGAAGTTCGACGTGCCGGTGCTGGAGATCGCGCTGCGCCTGGACGTCGGGTACGTGGGGGCGATGGGGTCGCGCCGGACGCACGACGACCGCATGGAACGGCTGCGCGCCGTCGGGCTCACCGAGGCCGAGCTCGCCCGGTTGTCCAGTCCCATCGGGCTGGACCTGGGCGCCCGCACTCCGGAGGAGACCGCGGTCTCCATCGCGGCGGACATGATCGCGCGACGGTGGGGCGGCGGCGGGCGTCCGCTGGCCGAGGTCGCCGGCCGGATCCATCACGACGCCGCGGACGTGCAGGTCGAGGGCGAGTTAACGGATCACTTAACTCGACATTGA